From Euwallacea similis isolate ESF13 chromosome 6, ESF131.1, whole genome shotgun sequence:
GGTTTAAAGAGGATGTCGTTAACATATGTAACCTCCCTGGTAATAGCTCTAGGGTGCTTTTTGTGAATCGAATCATGGTCTATTTCAATGCTATCAAGATCATCCATGGATTTGGTATGTCGCTGACTAACTGATCTGAGTTGTTCCCTCCAAACAGAGTCCTCCTCCCATAAGTAACTACCTTCTGAAGTAGTATTAGGGTTCTTCGTTGAGTTATTTGATTCGTTTGCAAAGCTTTCGTTTAGGACATTCTCAATAAGACCTTCCAGGGAATAGGACTTCCTCACTCTCTTCTCCTCAGTGCACTCCTGTTGGAATTTGTCAGCCTTGAGTTGAAGGTAGCAGTTTCTAGATTCTGCATCACTAGTCTCCAGTGTTTTATGTCTTTTCAACGTGTCAGactcaaatatgtttttccgGTCAATATTTCCAGACTTACCGGTAAGATTAAGAAAGTCTGCCGATGCCGATCGGGCCTGAGCTGCCAGAACTTTTGTAGTGTCTTTCCCTTCTCTCTCTATATTCAAGGGATTGATTATACGAGTGATGTCTCTTTTGCTGCCATTCACACTCTCCCTTTGGTTATTCAAAGTTACTAGGTTAGAGAGATCAGAATAATAATAGGGGACAGTAGGCTGTGCCTCATTAATGATAGGTGTTGATCTATTGGAGCTAACAAAAAAGCTTATTTCAGCCGATATGGAGCAGCTACTGTCGGGTCTACTAGAACGAGGCTTGAAGTCTTCGGTGAGCGGATTAGGAGAACTCAATCTCTTCTTCATGGGATTAGAGGgtgcaatttcttttttagctGCGCGTTTAGAAACTGAAAAGTTCTCATAAGCGTGTCCTCCATCTTCACTTGCAGTATCTTTTTCTGAGACATCTTCACTCAACTTTAGGACTTCAAAATACTTCTCCACACTCTgaatattttggatttttccatattcCGTAGGAGTGCACAGGTCCTCCGACACGGGTCTTCGGCAGTTTGGAGTTAGAGACGCAATTGATCCGCTATTTGATGATAATCTTGAAAGGTTGTCGTCCAAATCTCGTAACGACAGGAAACTACCCTTTTCCTCTAAGGTTCTGTTTACAGTACTAGAAGAATCGTTGATTTTTGTTCTGAGAGTTGGTATGTAATCCTCGTCATCAAGAGGTGGAGAACTGGTAGGAATGGGGGGAGGTGATACCAATTCGCTGTCAGAGCTGTCTTGGAATTCTGGAACGGCTTTACTCACTCCTAAATAATATGAAGCTGGCCTAAATGAGTCTGATAAACTAAACCTCGATTTGCCAATGTTGTCCTTGCAAGCCTCCTCTTCAGCATCACTACTATCAGACTTATTCTCGTGAATTGCCGgattctttaaaatatcagGCAACTCGTGAGAACTCATCTTCTCCTTAGGCAGCTCCATATACACCGGTTCCATCATTCCATCTCTAAAGCACACCATCTCGTACTGCTGCTGATCATTTGTGCTAGGATCTAGCAAGGTACTGTCCACACTTCTAGTCATCTCTACATAATGATTCTCTTCAGTTATATCATCTGAAGGTTGCAAGACGCTTCTTTGGGAAGACATCGGCATGTAATTCCCCTCCAAAATAGGCAGTTCATCGGGGCAAGGATTTTGGAATTCGGACAAAATCGCCTTTACCAGTGCACCACTAGACTTAATATCAGTTGCTATAGCTGAATCATCAGTTGCGGATAATTGTGCGACAGAACATTCGGGAAGTGCACCTTCTTTGTTAGTTAGAAAAGATATGGATGCAACAGGCTCATCAGGTAGTTTCAAAGCAGTGGTAGAAGTGAATGACGCGTGTGTAAGTGAGTCAGAGTTATTCGGAAATGTGTCCATGGTCCGTCCTGCCTGTGTGTGCTTGCTCGATTTCTCCCCGTTTTCTGAGccgataaaaaatttacaataagaAAGTGGTCCATCTccgtttattaaatttgttagtAGTAGTTGCGAAAGTTACTCTGAAGTGTTAGTTACAAAAAAGGGTAAATAAGTTTTCAGGCAGGAAGGACCTATAGATACTACTCCCAAAGAACCTACACCACCGTTGAAGTAACCATTTAGTGCAAATACAACCTAAATTGCTCACGTACCTTCGTCGTCGGAGGAATAGCTGTTGTACTGGAGTAAGTTGTGGACAGATCTTTTATTTGCCATTGTAGATTTTTTCTGCTTCTTATCTGTCTCGTAATTCGGAGACATATTGTATGCGTTTTCTTTGCCACCTAAATATCCTCGGTACGCTTGAGTCTGATGTGCTTTTCTATTCAAAGGCGACTGAAGCATTCGTTGTTTCCATTCAAGAAGTCTCTTCATGGATTCTTCCCTCTGAAGTCACAAGTTTTTACTCAGTTTTTAAGTcacaaatatttgttaaaatattggGTGTCTATTTAACAGCCCTTCGGACTCTCATaagtttatttgtgatttcttaaaaaaaatcaattatgggGATGTATATGAGGCTAATGaaggtgaattttaaaataagaactCTACACAGTGTCCCAAAAAATCGAGGATTcataaaatgtcatttttttaaatgggaccaCCTGCATTTTTTCCACGTGATTGAATTTTCTCTTGATCCTTTGTTAGTTCTTAGATCTTTTTTACCCTGAGATGCAGTGACTCTAAGCTATgacgttttaaaagaaatattgaacatttgcagtgcctcataaaaaaattaatatcgcaaTTACCATGAGTTagattttaatcattttaggATTAATTCTCATGTAAAATCACCTTAGCAGGCACAATTACTCATTTagccaaaaatacatacagggaatttatattaacagctttaattttcaccttctcaacttcaatttttttttttttttaaataggatgGTGCGTTTTTTATGACGTAGGacgaaagaaaattcaattttcttcatatgGATTCCAAAGTAACGTATGTCTAGGGACTAATATAGGATCAAGAGAGGATTTTATCacgtgaaaaaaatacatgtgatcccatttaagaaaatgaaacTCTATGGCTCCCCGATTTTTCGGGACACTCTGTAgggttattattaatttttaaattcacctTTAGCCTCATACATCcccataattatttttttatgaaatcacaaataaactaATAGGAGTCCGAGGGGTCGTtaaatggacaccctgtatattaggcATAGCCAaggaaatgtttataaaaGCTTTGCCATAGttgttaaaatcaaaaacagaGTAGATATTTTCGGTCTAAAACCCATGACCTACCTTCCTTTCCCCTTCCAGCCTAGTGACattctcttcaaaattattgctcTGAGCCAATCTGGCACTTGCTGATCTCGTGAACTGATCAGGTACCAGTGTCCTCATATACTGCTGCTCCTGCCCAGAGAAGTATTCTCTGGAAATGCTGTCATTCTCCAACAATGAACTTTCACTTAAAGCGCTCCTGCTTCTCACTGGTTGAAAACTCTGAATTTCCTGCTCTTTGAAAGGTTGACTATAAGAATATGTAtctaaatcatatttttctctATGCTTTCGGTGGCTAGGGTCCGTTTGCTGGTAATTCAAGGGCATTTTCTGCAAGTACTGAGCGCTTTTCCGCATTTTTTCCGCATATCTTTCTTGAGAGTAAAAGTAGTCATTGTCTCGTTCTCTAGAGTCGGAGAAATAGTTGTTAGGTCTAGGTATAAGATCGCAGTCTTTTGAGCACATGTTGATATCTAAACTGGATTTAGGCCTCGGTTGCTGTACCACTGGCAAAACGGACGGATTTGTATCTAGTTTTTGCGGCTTATATTCCAGAAAATCTGCACTGTGAGGTCGCGATATCGTTTGAACTGGAGCTCGTCTCATAGGAACTGGATCTGGATAGGGCCGTCGCAACATTTCCATCGGAGGAGGAGCATATCCCTTTACCATAGGGTAAGCTACGTTTAGTGTCGGATATGCCCTTTTTAAAACACTGTCTGGAGCCACAGGACTTAAGGGACGTTTATACATCCCTTGTTCTGTATAAATATCTTCATAATCAGAAGGATTCCggtattttgttaaattacttCTGCCATAAGCTTCAGGAGTTCTCCTGTCTACATTCTGAGCAGCCATGAACACAGCATCGTGGTATAATTGCTCCTGTGGATTGGCTCTTCCATACATAGTAGAAGGGCTTTTTGCTACTTGATAATTAGAGTATCTATCCAAGATTTCTGGACCAGGGGAGCAGTAGCCATCGGTCATTCTCCGAGGCTTTGGAGGGGCATTGGCGTACAAAGGCTGATTGTATTGATTCAGTTCTTGTTGGCTGGAGTTGCTAAATTCCGTAGTATTGCTAGAGGTGTGGTTATGGACGACTTTGTTAGAGAGAGAATTATTCGTTATCGTCTGTCCCGAAGGGGTGCTATTGCTCTTAAAGTTATTGGGCTCTGAAGTTGAACGTTGACTTTCTCTAAaaacattgatattttaagtAATCGTTAATTAAAATGCTAGAAAACTTACGCGTTGATTTGAAGGTTGCAAGCCAAATTAAGGACGTGAATCCACTGCATCATAAGTTCATGTGAATCTGCAGCTAATATGTAAGTTCTCATATTAGCATGTTCACATTTGAAAGCGAACTTCCGGGTTACTTTATCATCAGGACCACAAACTGAAACTTTATAGGAAGGAAGCAAAATTGAGCCCAGGACCTTCTCTTCTTGCGATCCTACAAAGCGTCTTTCATTAACGATCTTTTGCTTAAAGTCGGTTATAGTGAGCATTAACATGATGTAGGTCCATTCCAACAGAGaagtaattcaaaaatacacCATACCGGTTGGGATATTGTACCTAGTGTATAGATGTGATTGGtagaaaaaatactaaaatatagGGCGTCTCATAAAAAGCGGGCGAAACTAACCCTGTTATTATTGAACggattttgataaattaaaaaccaaataaaattatataaacagTCGGgatacatatacaggatgttgtAAAACTTTGCACAGAGTTTTAGTTTCTACATTGAAgaattataaaagaaacttcCTATAAACAGAAGTCCACAAATGTTTGATTCCAGAGATACTTACAagctattaaaatttgaatatggcTCTCAATGATTTCGTCACAGCTCCGGAAGTTCTTAAGATATTTATATATGACATATAAGGCTATAGTGATAGGTGTTATCCACTTACTTGTTCTAACAATTTTCGCCCCAACACCATTATCATTCTGTAAACCTTCAACATCAGGATCTAGAGatgttgtttaaaaaaattaaggtttaaagaaaaaatttaatgaaaaataataattcagatttttatcttatttttcacaaaaatatttatatttttcagttcACAAGAAGCATTTTCAAACCttggcaatttaaattttaaagatcttcCAAGATCTTTAATGTTGATGCACGCTCGAGTTTTTGAAACTAAAGTCgatgttttgataaatttttgaaaatttttaaaattctaaattcttttttaGAACTAGTTCTTTTgaaccttaaatttttttcgaatttttcaaaattggttttattcaaaattgttgaccttccaaattattgtttaaatgtccataaattttcaaaacagttttaaacCATATCCGCCCGAGACTTcatatatcttaaaaaatttacactgTGTGACTCTAAAATTATAGTAATGCGCTCTTTGTTAGGTCGATGCCTTACAGTATATTGCCAATTCCCGTCACTTGGAACATGAGAAACTTTGATAATTAGGGCTTCAGACCAAAAATCCATTAATATCCTCTTCTCCAACAGTTTCggcaaaattataaaaactagAGGTTTTGGGCATTTAAACACTACAAATTTTGGTCATTGGAGCGTCatggatatttaaaaattaatcattaaccCTTTTGAAATTACAtctacataatttttgaagcaaaaaattaatagagcgcctaaaaattttcatgtacTTTGATCTGTAACTGTGGCCACAATTTGacataatcgatttttttcaacCAACGATGACTTCAGCCCCAAAGGAATGTATTTTAGGACACAGGTTTATAGGAAGAAACagtcttattttaatttcaaaaatactcccttaaaatatttgcacttaATTTTGAACTACCTTGTATAGTACAAGAAAATTATACAAGTGTTCCAGAGTTCGCGATCATTTGCGAAATCAAAATTATCGTCAAAAATATCCTcctttttcaatatttttctacgaattatttttgagaaataccCAGTACATATTTCTAATGATACGTAAATTGGTTTAGTAACTTCTGTATGGGAACGGATATACATAAGTATATTGCATTATCATTACTGCTGTAACTAATTTTAATGCGTCCTCACGAAcctttataataaaacaagCAGTATTCCGACAGCACGAACCACCTCTTCCTCCACAACATGAGCCCTTCAGAACCTTGCTTATGCAACCACCCTTGCAAAGTTACAGGGGCATTTGGAGGCCTTCGAGCCGAAGGCGATCTTAATTGTTTCTTTTCTCCTTCTTTGGTTTTGTGTTTTGGCGTTTGAGATTTCGATTCCGGTTCTTTACTGTTTTCTTGCTTCAATGGTTCTTCGTTCTGGAGCGGGATTTGTGTTGCTTGTTGAGGAGGATTGAGAATCACCTGCGCATTATGCTGATGCGCATATTGGGCCACATACTGTTGGAAGTGCCTATGGGCTGTCTGGTGCATCACCTGCTGACTATTGATATTAAGGAGGAAGGGAGACTGTGCAGGATGAGGATGGCCTTTATTGTAGATTTGGGGGTGTTGGTGCATCATGGGGTAGAATTGGGGAGCTGTAATGTGCTGGTGAGTGTGTCTTATAGGATCATTGTTCTGCGTGTCTTGAGACTGATTTTCGAAGGTGTGAGATTTCTGAAGTTTGTCCATTTTGTGGGGATCGATCCTGGAACAATAATCTACTAATAATCTTCAACAATAACAAATCTATTGTGTTGCATCATTAATAGCTACGTTGTGAGGGAGTAATTAGCAATTTAGACGCTAATTAATTCCACGAGTGCTAGttctaaataataacaataaggAATTTTACACAACTGTTTCAAACAATAGACGGTAATTTGTAGTGTTTTACATGTATTGGGGCTTTGAAGGATAAAGGAACTCTTTAATTGGAGAAAGTAATGAATAACGTTTAGTTAAAACCGTTTAAATCGCATTCAATTCAGTTTCAGCCTGTTGATACGCCAGTTGAATACTTATGGTACCTAGAGTGTACCTGATCTGATCggccaaaaaatatttcaaaaaatcaacaatttatatttttgattaaaaaaagattttctttttagacattttcacCCTTTATCCACTTTCCTCTTGTATTTTTAACGACCACTTTCGTTTCGCTTATGGAGGAAATAAGGACTTCATCGTGGGGGAGCTTTTTCAAAAGGCTCTTTAATGACTGCCCTCTTGACGGTGTGTACAAGTTATTAATACCTGAAAGGCATTATGAGAACatagatatatgtatatgagaACATTCATTCAAATAAGAAGCTCCTGGGAATTGGGCAAATTACGtggagaaaaataattcaaagaaatgGCGATTTATATCTCGCAATCTgtgactttttaattttaataatgttttattgattatcTCACCCTGATTATGTGCATTTAACAAGTTACTGcggaattattattaaagttagaaaaaattgtttctacagagtgtttccaaaaatgtgggcAATATTCCGGAACTGAAAAGctcttatcaaaaaattattttcgtgcttgtaaattgttttccaaaaacttacccTTACAGAAATATagatcttcaaaatttgatagcgaaaatgttaatttcttaataactTTCCTTCTAGTTGACGGAATTGAATGAATTTTGAGTTAGTCGTATATCATTCCAACATTAATAAAACAGTATTTGATAGTTCTTTCTATATCTTCAGGAAGGCGAAGGGGAGGCTATCTCCAATTTATTTATCCCTAAACTTTTAAGgtcttagtttttttttaccgttATGTGGTTTATTAGATTACTGGCATAccaaaaaaaaggtactcttagTTGATGTACGTAAACCGAactgttttccagaaaaatgccATTTAGTCAAAAGACgtattttacaaaagtaatggaatttttaaatttgaaatttaccaGCAGAAAAAGAGAACCAGAAGAAATATCACAATAAAATGCACagccaaataaaaacttaaagtaataaatttatttttaacaatttcaatacaaaaatgttgtttatttcgATGTCTAAATGGtagagtaaaaaatatacgCAAAATTCCATTACGTTTGTAAAATACTACCTTCGACAAAATGGtgattttctggaaaacggttCGGTTTATATACATCAaccaaaagtttttttttttaagtaacctgaacctgaactaacctaataAACCACATAacggttttaaaaaaaccaacGATCTTAAAAGTTTAGGGATGAAGAAGTTGAAGGTAACCTCCCCTCCGTCTCCTTGAAGATGTAGAAGGTAAGGTTAGGTCCTAACTTGTTAACCTTGGTACGATTCACGAGTgactcaaaattaattaaatttcatcaactggaagaaaaattatttaaaaaatatcattttcacTATCAAGTTTTGAAGAGCTACATTTCTATAAGgacaaatttttggaaaataatttacaaacatAGTACAATCTTTTGACAAAAacacatatatttttagagacgccctgtataaatgTTATAGATTTagtcatatatttttaacattcgCTATCgggaaagagaaaaaaacatAATGGACTTGGAATATTAACCAAAAATTAAGTGCGTAGATGGACTTCAAGGGGgaaatctttgaaaaatttggagGTAAAAAGTTCTTATTAACATGGGTCTGCTCTGGCTACGTTCTCGAGGGGaggtattcaaattaaaattataatt
This genomic window contains:
- the kmr gene encoding putative leucine-rich repeat-containing protein DDB_G0290503 isoform X4, coding for MFSCLWQIWEWIDPHKMDKLQKSHTFENQSQDTQNNDPIRHTHQHITAPQFYPMMHQHPQIYNKGHPHPAQSPFLLNINSQQVMHQTAHRHFQQYVAQYAHQHNAQVILNPPQQATQIPLQNEEPLKQENSKEPESKSQTPKHKTKEGEKKQLRSPSARRPPNAPVTLQGWLHKQGSEGLMLWRKRWFVLSEYCLFYYKGSQEEKVLGSILLPSYKVSVCGPDDKVTRKFAFKCEHANMRTYILAADSHELMMQWIHVLNLACNLQINAESQRSTSEPNNFKSNSTPSGQTITNNSLSNKVVHNHTSSNTTEFSNSSQQELNQYNQPLYANAPPKPRRMTDGYCSPGPEILDRYSNYQVAKSPSTMYGRANPQEQLYHDAVFMAAQNVDRRTPEAYGRSNLTKYRNPSDYEDIYTEQGMYKRPLSPVAPDSVLKRAYPTLNVAYPMVKGYAPPPMEMLRRPYPDPVPMRRAPVQTISRPHSADFLEYKPQKLDTNPSVLPVVQQPRPKSSLDINMCSKDCDLIPRPNNYFSDSRERDNDYFYSQERYAEKMRKSAQYLQKMPLNYQQTDPSHRKHREKYDLDTYSYSQPFKEQEIQSFQPVRSRSALSESSLLENDSISREYFSGQEQQYMRTLVPDQFTRSASARLAQSNNFEENVTRLEGERKREESMKRLLEWKQRMLQSPLNRKAHQTQAYRGYLGGKENAYNMSPNYETDKKQKKSTMANKRSVHNLLQYNSYSSDDEENGEKSSKHTQAGRTMDTFPNNSDSLTHASFTSTTALKLPDEPVASISFLTNKEGALPECSVAQLSATDDSAIATDIKSSGALVKAILSEFQNPCPDELPILEGNYMPMSSQRSVLQPSDDITEENHYVEMTRSVDSTLLDPSTNDQQQYEMVCFRDGMMEPVYMELPKEKMSSHELPDILKNPAIHENKSDSSDAEEEACKDNIGKSRFSLSDSFRPASYYLGVSKAVPEFQDSSDSELVSPPPIPTSSPPLDDEDYIPTLRTKINDSSSTVNRTLEEKGSFLSLRDLDDNLSRLSSNSGSIASLTPNCRRPVSEDLCTPTEYGKIQNIQSVEKYFEVLKLSEDVSEKDTASEDGGHAYENFSVSKRAAKKEIAPSNPMKKRLSSPNPLTEDFKPRSSRPDSSCSISAEISFFVSSNRSTPIINEAQPTVPYYYSDLSNLVTLNNQRESVNGSKRDITRIINPLNIEREGKDTTKVLAAQARSASADFLNLTGKSGNIDRKNIFESDTLKRHKTLETSDAESRNCYLQLKADKFQQECTEEKRVRKSYSLEGLIENVLNESFANESNNSTKNPNTTSEGSYLWEEDSVWREQLRSVSQRHTKSMDDLDSIEIDHDSIHKKHPRAITREVTYVNDILFKPESNKKPGKGEIKKKGSFLIDRETLRQWDLMSSAPSDDQVLKVMDPQGNRGYVVVDSGEGSTDTGDSNGQAQEAASGSISISTKDTTMGRDTFPRGASIKSTTPTIQNMQTRSATNLDRTAYAKNMPAYPSWIPQSQSQYLYEREQDFRTSQRLHMRNLDQIKRMENLQKLERIKQNLLELEKQYEKRKPLVNLVDNMVKLGTLYRNPNERSDVARHIRERLEFNQYVQERRLLAEEKREWNRIEPSHFELQEKVRQLYQLDGLIQEESRNLHNLQRDKEDIERALGGLRNRLLKGLNTPEEIEQARRQQFILENELSRVHLMLAQNSKKLEETVAGNARLEQELLMLKQKLQNSRQHRTSPQFSNAGDSLPYLSGSSSHVLESDLERVQKKIGDLQKQREELSLQVRQLTDRSNTPNSQQNRNRSSPIDQSLNGNKKKPGTSSWRETDLDTMNSIDHGYDSYSSTSTTPLYINTDAKPLITSSDFQDRNVKTSDSTSDDVPVSSNPLEKPEIKTVRIVKRESERRQRDREKTFNGKCDPLIEEDDSSQRSSVLFRPQTVVFEHHSLPTRTNRKPAELSPVFTSEAARQIITEVSTKSPSAQSQRRPIPKEHRRHHTAPQDNSVILGSLEGRRARDDLDIERALRQRIDAPDLVRSTLSNKDLKYNEETIDNILSTPNKILIPERYIPEHMPQPSVEEQEKRKKKVESIKKMLSDTAIISAPTTSIQDDKKNDHGCKSASTSSISEEKKQREHLLQLNQILAKQVMEMSKVVAVKNLQALKFAPQPMNNEEEDSSPVTPLPLYQQRENFYS
- the kmr gene encoding putative leucine-rich repeat-containing protein DDB_G0290503 isoform X2, giving the protein MDKLQKSHTFENQSQDTQNNDPIRHTHQHITAPQFYPMMHQHPQIYNKGHPHPAQSPFLLNINSQQVMHQTAHRHFQQYVAQYAHQHNAQVILNPPQQATQIPLQNEEPLKQENSKEPESKSQTPKHKTKEGEKKQLRSPSARRPPNAPVTLQGWLHKQGSEGLMLWRKRWFVLSEYCLFYYKGSQEEKVLGSILLPSYKVSVCGPDDKVTRKFAFKCEHANMRTYILAADSHELMMQWIHVLNLACNLQINAESQRSTSEPNNFKSNSTPSGQTITNNSLSNKVVHNHTSSNTTEFSNSSQQELNQYNQPLYANAPPKPRRMTDGYCSPGPEILDRYSNYQVAKSPSTMYGRANPQEQLYHDAVFMAAQNVDRRTPEAYGRSNLTKYRNPSDYEDIYTEQGMYKRPLSPVAPDSVLKRAYPTLNVAYPMVKGYAPPPMEMLRRPYPDPVPMRRAPVQTISRPHSADFLEYKPQKLDTNPSVLPVVQQPRPKSSLDINMCSKDCDLIPRPNNYFSDSRERDNDYFYSQERYAEKMRKSAQYLQKMPLNYQQTDPSHRKHREKYDLDTYSYSQPFKEQEIQSFQPVRSRSALSESSLLENDSISREYFSGQEQQYMRTLVPDQFTRSASARLAQSNNFEENVTRLEGERKREESMKRLLEWKQRMLQSPLNRKAHQTQAYRGYLGGKENAYNMSPNYETDKKQKKSTMANKRSVHNLLQYNSYSSDDEENGEKSSKHTQAGRTMDTFPNNSDSLTHASFTSTTALKLPDEPVASISFLTNKEGALPECSVAQLSATDDSAIATDIKSSGALVKAILSEFQNPCPDELPILEGNYMPMSSQRSVLQPSDDITEENHYVEMTRSVDSTLLDPSTNDQQQYEMVCFRDGMMEPVYMELPKEKMSSHELPDILKNPAIHENKSDSSDAEEEACKDNIGKSRFSLSDSFRPASYYLGVSKAVPEFQDSSDSELVSPPPIPTSSPPLDDEDYIPTLRTKINDSSSTVNRTLEEKGSFLSLRDLDDNLSRLSSNSGSIASLTPNCRRPVSEDLCTPTEYGKIQNIQSVEKYFEVLKLSEDVSEKDTASEDGGHAYENFSVSKRAAKKEIAPSNPMKKRLSSPNPLTEDFKPRSSRPDSSCSISAEISFFVSSNRSTPIINEAQPTVPYYYSDLSNLVTLNNQRESVNGSKRDITRIINPLNIEREGKDTTKVLAAQARSASADFLNLTGKSGNIDRKNIFESDTLKRHKTLETSDAESRNCYLQLKADKFQQECTEEKRVRKSYSLEGLIENVLNESFANESNNSTKNPNTTSEGSYLWEEDSVWREQLRSVSQRHTKSMDDLDSIEIDHDSIHKKHPRAITREVTYVNDILFKPESNKKPGKGEIKKKGSFLIDRETLRQWDLMSSAPSDDQVLKVMDPQGNRGYVVVDSGEGSTDTGDSNGQAQEAASGSISISTKDTTMGRDTFPRGASIKSTTPTIQNMQTRSATNLDRTAYAKNMPAYPSWIPQSQSQYLYEREQDFRTSQRDLIAKPKINVSAGELLGRTHEELVLLLIQLRRQQAQTFQAIESCYNEIDTLQLHMRNLDQIKRMENLQKLERIKQNLLELEKQYEKRKPLVNLVDNMVKLGTLYRNPNERSDVARHIRERLEFNQYVQERRLLAEEKREWNRIEPSHFELQEKVRQLYQLDGLIQEESRNLHNLQRDKEDIERALGGLRNRLLKGLNTPEEIEQARRQQFILENELSRVHLMLAQNSKKLEETVAGNARLEQELLMLKQKLQNSRQHRTSPQFSNAGDSLPYLSGSSSHVLESDLERVQKKIGDLQKQREELSLQVRQLTDRSNTPNSQQNRNRSSPIDQSLNGNKKKPGTSSWRETDLDTMNSIDHGYDSYSSTSTTPLYINTDAKPLITSSDFQDRNVKTSDSTSDDVPVSSNPLEKPEIKTVRIVKRESERRQRDREKTFNGKCDPLIEEDDSSQRSSVLFRPQTVVFEHHSLPTRTNRKPAELSPVFTSEAARQIITEVSTKSPSAQSQRRPIPKEHRRHHTAPQDNSVILGSLEGRRARDDLDIERALRQRIDAPDLVRSTLSNKDLKYNEETIDNILSTPNKILIPERYIPEHMPQPSVEEQEKRKKKVESIKKMLSDTAIISAPTTSIQDDKKNDHGCKSASTSSISEEKKQREHLLQLNQILAKQVMEMSKVVAVKNLQALKFAPQPMNNEEEDSSPVTPLPLYQQRENFYS